In Arthrobacter ramosus, one DNA window encodes the following:
- a CDS encoding NosD domain-containing protein, producing MVTGKNLEKENPSRRRLIGAGAAGTLAAALTLGTMQNANAADGQQGAPLHSPNTYDVTTWRIQAHPEVTAQSDIGAVINDIIADIKQRQTSPDARPGAAIIIPPGDYDLHTQVVVDISYLTIAGFGHGFFSRSILDNSNPTGWQNLQPGASHIRVLTSPSAPQAFLVRRTGDPRLSGIVFRDFCLDGVGFTPDKNSYHNGKTGIEVASDNDSFHITGIGFVYLEHALVVHGADALRVNDNMIAECGNCVELTGAGQATIVSGNHMGAGPDGVTLLAENHEGLLVTGNNLFPRGRSLIELTGCNRCSVSSNRLQGFYPGMLRLLNGCKENLITANHIRRTNEGYPPFIGRGNGLDDLYGVVHVAGDNNLISDNLFAYNVPRGNIAPAGAQPTQILIAGGDANVVALNHVVSDVASQHVVLDASTTHSKVLDSGAASQITSYSTDTAIRPTP from the coding sequence GTGGTAACTGGCAAGAATCTAGAAAAAGAGAATCCAAGCCGCCGCCGGCTGATCGGGGCGGGAGCCGCCGGAACGCTGGCGGCTGCCTTGACCCTTGGAACAATGCAGAATGCCAATGCGGCCGACGGCCAGCAAGGCGCCCCTCTCCATTCGCCCAACACTTACGACGTAACCACATGGAGGATCCAGGCGCACCCGGAGGTCACCGCACAGTCCGACATCGGGGCGGTCATCAACGACATCATCGCCGACATCAAGCAAAGGCAGACATCCCCGGACGCGCGTCCCGGAGCCGCGATCATTATCCCTCCCGGCGACTACGACCTGCACACCCAGGTCGTCGTCGACATAAGCTACCTGACAATCGCAGGCTTCGGGCATGGGTTCTTCTCCCGAAGCATCCTCGACAACTCGAACCCGACCGGATGGCAGAACCTCCAGCCCGGAGCCAGCCACATCCGCGTCCTGACCTCTCCGAGCGCGCCACAGGCATTCCTCGTCCGCCGGACAGGGGATCCCCGTCTTTCAGGAATCGTGTTCCGGGACTTCTGCCTCGACGGGGTCGGTTTCACCCCCGACAAGAACAGCTACCACAACGGCAAGACCGGAATCGAAGTCGCCTCCGACAACGACTCCTTCCACATCACCGGCATTGGATTCGTTTACCTCGAACATGCCCTGGTCGTGCACGGCGCCGACGCGCTGCGCGTCAACGACAACATGATCGCCGAATGCGGCAACTGCGTAGAGCTCACGGGTGCCGGGCAGGCCACAATTGTCAGCGGCAATCACATGGGTGCCGGCCCCGACGGGGTAACCCTCCTGGCCGAGAACCACGAGGGCCTCCTCGTCACGGGCAACAACCTCTTTCCCCGCGGCCGCAGCCTCATCGAACTCACCGGCTGCAACCGGTGCTCAGTCTCCTCGAACAGGCTCCAGGGCTTTTACCCGGGCATGCTCCGCCTGCTGAACGGCTGCAAGGAGAACCTCATCACGGCCAACCACATCCGCCGGACCAACGAGGGGTACCCGCCGTTCATCGGCCGCGGCAACGGCCTCGACGACCTCTACGGCGTCGTTCATGTCGCGGGAGACAACAACCTCATCTCGGACAACCTCTTCGCCTACAACGTCCCGCGCGGCAACATCGCCCCGGCCGGCGCCCAGCCGACCCAGATCCTGATCGCCGGCGGGGACGCCAACGTGGTCGCGCTCAACCACGTGGTCAGCGACGTCGCTTCCCAGCACGTCGTTCTCGACGCATCAACCACCCACTCGAAAGTGCTCGACAGCGGTGCCGCCTCCCAGATCACCTCGTACAGCACGGACACCGCTATCAGGCCGACCCCCTGA
- a CDS encoding ABC transporter substrate-binding protein has translation MSSRKTISRLAAIGSLSTAVILAATACGAGGPATSGGAAGSSINVLVEAGGHAELQPIADQCKKDSGINVNFVELPYDGLFNRLSSEFSSGSVSFDVAALDSVWLPSFKDALQPIDELFTDEAKKDIFPSLVKEANVDGHFIGMPAWTNAEIVLYRKDLFEDAKNKADFKAKYGYDLAAPKTWQQYQDISAFFTKDGMYGTDVKGGVETEYLAHVLQAGSPMVLDSNNNVVIDNAAHKQALDFYTSLVKDAPAGAAQVDWAAAQNLFNQGKTAMTQFWAHAYRQIPKDSPVYGKVGTAPMIGGSAGVAGVPGPWYLSVPKATKNTDAAKKFVKCAFDHNDLAIQSSLGLAARVSAFQKYQDQPGYESFKPLIETLNAPATATRPATAKWQQIVDTVLVPMLQKAVAGGDSTTLLADAKSKIQALLK, from the coding sequence ATGTCCTCTCGAAAAACAATCTCCAGGCTTGCCGCTATAGGTAGCCTTTCAACCGCCGTGATCCTGGCCGCGACCGCATGCGGCGCAGGAGGCCCGGCGACGTCCGGGGGCGCCGCGGGCAGTTCCATCAACGTCCTGGTGGAGGCCGGCGGCCATGCAGAACTGCAGCCGATTGCCGACCAGTGCAAGAAGGACAGCGGGATCAACGTCAACTTCGTTGAACTCCCCTATGACGGCCTTTTCAACCGTCTCTCCAGCGAGTTCTCTTCCGGCAGTGTCTCCTTCGATGTTGCTGCCCTGGACTCCGTCTGGCTGCCCAGTTTCAAGGACGCCCTGCAGCCCATCGATGAACTATTCACCGACGAGGCAAAAAAGGATATCTTCCCCTCACTGGTCAAGGAAGCCAACGTCGATGGCCACTTCATTGGAATGCCGGCGTGGACCAACGCCGAGATAGTCCTCTACCGCAAAGACCTCTTTGAGGACGCCAAAAACAAGGCCGATTTCAAGGCCAAGTACGGCTACGACCTCGCCGCGCCCAAGACCTGGCAGCAATATCAGGATATCTCCGCCTTCTTCACCAAAGACGGCATGTACGGCACGGACGTCAAGGGCGGCGTTGAGACCGAGTATCTCGCCCATGTGCTGCAGGCCGGATCGCCCATGGTCCTGGATAGCAACAACAACGTGGTCATTGACAATGCGGCCCACAAACAAGCGCTGGATTTCTACACCAGTCTCGTCAAGGACGCCCCGGCCGGTGCGGCCCAGGTCGACTGGGCCGCCGCCCAGAACCTCTTCAACCAGGGCAAGACAGCCATGACGCAGTTCTGGGCCCATGCCTACCGGCAGATCCCCAAGGACTCCCCCGTCTACGGCAAGGTCGGAACAGCCCCGATGATCGGCGGGTCCGCCGGTGTTGCCGGTGTTCCCGGCCCCTGGTACCTCTCAGTACCCAAGGCAACCAAGAACACGGACGCTGCCAAGAAGTTCGTCAAGTGCGCCTTCGACCACAATGATCTGGCCATCCAGTCAAGCCTTGGCCTGGCAGCACGAGTCTCCGCCTTCCAGAAGTACCAGGACCAGCCCGGCTACGAGAGTTTCAAGCCGCTGATCGAAACACTTAACGCTCCCGCGACGGCGACCCGTCCGGCAACGGCAAAGTGGCAGCAAATCGTCGACACCGTGCTGGTTCCGATGCTCCAGAAGGCCGTCGCCGGCGGAGACAGCACGACCTTGCTGGCGGACGCCAAGTCCAAGATCCAAGCCCTCCTTAAGTAA
- a CDS encoding carbohydrate ABC transporter permease, with amino-acid sequence MRIPDRRFALYLMTPAALFLAVFVAYPLFRLVTDSFFKISPIVGGPRDFVGLDNYVRAFTSDAFIGAGWRTLAYTLMVVTLEFALGLGMALLFTTLGRKSQVWRTMFLYPLMIAPIVAGLLWKFLMIDNFGLLGTLLNQAGILQNPNQIGWLSNPDIVLFSVAIPDIWLTTSFMCLVLFAGLQNIPGDLIEAARLDGARAPSLLFRIILPLLRPVIAVALVVRGIDAARAFDTILIQTNGGPQSASQTMSLLIYQTMIRFGDPGLASAMGTIYLLAMLAIAFVAVTTIWRPGKDT; translated from the coding sequence GTGCGCATCCCTGATCGCCGCTTCGCCCTCTACCTGATGACGCCGGCGGCGTTGTTCCTCGCAGTCTTTGTTGCTTACCCGCTGTTCCGGTTGGTCACGGACAGCTTCTTCAAAATCTCACCGATCGTCGGGGGCCCCCGTGACTTCGTGGGCTTGGACAACTACGTCCGCGCCTTCACATCCGATGCCTTCATCGGTGCTGGATGGCGGACCCTCGCCTACACCCTGATGGTAGTGACCCTCGAATTCGCCCTGGGCCTGGGCATGGCCCTCCTGTTCACCACGCTTGGCCGGAAATCCCAGGTCTGGCGGACCATGTTCCTGTACCCGCTGATGATCGCTCCGATCGTGGCCGGCCTGCTGTGGAAGTTCCTCATGATCGACAACTTCGGCTTGCTCGGCACCCTGCTGAACCAGGCAGGCATCCTGCAGAATCCAAACCAGATCGGCTGGCTGTCGAACCCGGACATTGTGCTGTTCTCCGTCGCCATCCCGGACATCTGGCTCACGACCTCGTTCATGTGCCTGGTGCTGTTCGCGGGCTTGCAGAACATCCCCGGAGACCTCATCGAGGCTGCCAGACTCGACGGCGCCCGCGCACCGTCCCTGCTGTTCCGCATCATCCTCCCGCTGCTCCGGCCGGTCATCGCCGTCGCGCTGGTGGTCCGCGGCATCGACGCAGCACGGGCCTTTGACACCATCCTCATCCAGACCAACGGCGGACCACAGTCCGCTTCCCAAACCATGAGCTTGCTCATTTACCAGACCATGATCCGCTTCGGCGACCCCGGCCTCGCAAGCGCCATGGGCACCATCTACCTGCTGGCCATGCTCGCCATAGCGTTCGTCGCCGTCACCACGATCTGGCGGCCAGGAAAGGACACCTGA
- a CDS encoding carbohydrate ABC transporter permease, giving the protein MESPTIPAQQTTTEPSRTGGGRRRRGVNREGLEAGKRSTRTILWILLAASLVIYGFPFLYLLFTSFKTPIDTIAVPPTILPKVWTLDNYVNALGRGGVPASFINSIQTAVISTLLSLVLAVPAAYGITRYKTRSGRVFIMAALVTRMVPPVAIGIPLASMMASVGLADTPIALSIAHTTISLPLSIWLMSSFFEAVPQDLEEAATVDGCSRLGALWRVVIPVVSGGIAVTAIFAFLASWNEFLFALLMTAVRSQTTPVVIANFQTQFGLDWGSMTALAAVYSIPVILLTLLLQRKIVAGMTLGAVKG; this is encoded by the coding sequence ATGGAAAGTCCAACCATCCCTGCACAGCAGACCACAACGGAACCTTCACGGACCGGCGGGGGCCGCAGGCGCCGCGGCGTCAATCGCGAAGGACTCGAAGCCGGCAAGCGCAGCACGAGGACCATCCTGTGGATCCTGCTCGCAGCCTCCCTTGTCATCTATGGATTCCCGTTCCTGTACTTGCTATTCACGTCCTTCAAGACGCCGATCGACACGATTGCGGTTCCGCCGACCATCCTGCCCAAAGTGTGGACGCTGGATAACTACGTCAACGCCCTGGGCCGCGGAGGCGTGCCGGCGTCGTTCATCAACAGCATCCAGACCGCTGTCATCAGCACCCTGCTGTCCCTGGTCCTCGCGGTCCCGGCGGCCTACGGCATCACACGCTACAAGACCCGAAGCGGCCGCGTGTTCATCATGGCCGCACTGGTCACCCGCATGGTACCGCCGGTAGCCATCGGCATCCCGCTGGCGTCCATGATGGCTTCCGTGGGTCTGGCAGACACCCCGATTGCCCTGTCCATAGCGCACACCACCATCTCTCTGCCGCTATCCATCTGGCTCATGTCCAGCTTCTTCGAAGCCGTACCCCAGGATTTGGAGGAAGCCGCGACAGTGGATGGCTGCAGCCGGCTCGGAGCCCTATGGCGGGTGGTGATACCAGTCGTCTCCGGAGGCATCGCAGTCACCGCGATCTTCGCCTTCCTGGCATCCTGGAACGAATTCCTGTTCGCACTGCTTATGACCGCCGTCCGGTCCCAGACCACCCCCGTCGTCATCGCAAACTTCCAGACCCAGTTCGGACTGGACTGGGGATCCATGACAGCCCTCGCGGCCGTCTACTCGATCCCCGTCATCCTTCTCACTCTTCTCTTGCAGCGCAAGATCGTCGCAGGCATGACGCTCGGCGCGGTCAAGGGCTGA
- a CDS encoding right-handed parallel beta-helix repeat-containing protein, which yields MSSNNYYDVTTWHVGNPSEDVGAVINSIIADIKNRQTATDANNGGKPGAVIYLPPGDYHLRTQVVIDVSFLRIHGSGHGFTSSSIRFNVPEDEWPDLHELWPGGSRILVDLPLGGDGEESKGAAFYVERSGSPRISSVEFSNFCIDGLHFNPDGSGMHPENTYVNGKTGIYVANANDSFRVTGMGFVYLENALTIYNADALSIHDNFIAECGSCIELRGWGQASKITDNLLGAGFKGHSIYAENHGGLLITANNVFPRGASSVHLNGVTRSSVTNNRLHSFYPGMVVLAANSSENLVATNHFLRDHEPWTPFLGVDNGLDDPYGLLCVSGSNNSVIGNHFSEVIDAQSIRPTGATPVIIRLMAGVGNFVSNNHVVAMDIHSKSSDSCFSAQVDALLTTEASDFLAVTSVMVDPESARNTILDSGSDAQVIADRAVNAFRATPTVGFEAAHALMAQ from the coding sequence ATGTCAAGCAACAACTACTACGACGTGACTACGTGGCACGTCGGCAATCCGTCCGAGGACGTCGGTGCAGTAATCAACAGCATCATCGCCGACATCAAGAACCGGCAGACGGCCACCGATGCCAACAACGGAGGAAAGCCAGGGGCGGTAATTTACCTTCCGCCCGGGGACTACCACCTTCGTACGCAGGTGGTGATCGACGTCAGCTTCCTCAGGATCCATGGCTCCGGACACGGCTTTACCTCCTCCAGCATCCGGTTCAACGTTCCCGAAGACGAATGGCCCGACTTGCATGAGCTCTGGCCCGGAGGGAGCCGCATTCTCGTCGACCTTCCCCTCGGCGGAGACGGGGAGGAATCCAAGGGAGCCGCCTTCTACGTCGAGCGGAGCGGGAGCCCGCGGATCAGCTCGGTCGAGTTCTCCAACTTCTGCATCGACGGGTTGCACTTCAACCCGGACGGCTCGGGGATGCATCCGGAGAACACCTACGTCAACGGCAAAACCGGTATCTATGTCGCGAACGCCAATGACTCATTCCGCGTGACCGGCATGGGGTTCGTCTACCTCGAGAACGCCCTCACCATCTACAACGCGGACGCGCTTTCCATTCACGACAACTTCATCGCCGAATGTGGAAGCTGCATCGAGCTGCGCGGGTGGGGACAGGCATCAAAGATCACCGATAACTTGCTCGGAGCAGGCTTCAAAGGCCACTCGATCTACGCCGAGAACCATGGCGGGCTCCTGATCACCGCAAACAACGTCTTTCCCCGCGGTGCGAGCAGCGTCCATCTCAACGGCGTCACGCGTTCAAGCGTCACCAACAACCGCTTGCACTCGTTCTACCCCGGGATGGTGGTTCTCGCAGCCAACAGTTCGGAGAACCTCGTAGCCACGAATCACTTCTTGCGTGACCACGAGCCCTGGACGCCCTTCCTGGGAGTCGACAACGGACTGGACGACCCTTACGGACTGCTCTGCGTCAGCGGCAGCAACAACTCGGTCATCGGCAACCACTTCTCCGAGGTCATCGACGCGCAGAGCATCCGGCCGACAGGTGCGACGCCTGTCATCATCCGGCTGATGGCGGGGGTTGGCAACTTCGTCTCCAACAACCACGTGGTGGCGATGGACATTCACTCCAAGTCAAGTGACTCCTGCTTCTCGGCCCAGGTGGACGCCCTGTTGACGACCGAGGCTTCGGACTTCCTCGCCGTTACGTCCGTCATGGTCGATCCCGAATCAGCCCGGAATACGATCCTTGATTCCGGAAGTGACGCCCAAGTTATCGCAGACAGGGCTGTCAACGCATTTCGGGCCACACCCACGGTCGGTTTCGAGGCGGCACATGCACTTATGGCCCAGTGA
- a CDS encoding LacI family DNA-binding transcriptional regulator, with amino-acid sequence MTNRAVGIKDVAAAAGVSVTTVSHVLNDVAYARVGAGTRERVHEAARRLGYGPNRLAQALRTHRSGMIGFISEEIATTPHAGRIILGAEETARSRGYRIMIINSTSTSSQDSKESQVADLLDRQVDGILYATMYHRKLVVPKNLAGLPAVLVDSEDIGHSVSSVIPDEAGGARSAVQTLIDAGHTRIGMLNNTDDVPATHSRLRAFKDTLADAGLPFHEELVQSEPSEVYGGHQAALRLLKPQNRPTAVFCYNDRMAMGAYRAAGELGLRIPDDVSFVGFDNQELIAEGLYPALTTVALPHYEMGAWATENLIDAIEGKTDLQLFAAHPTVLPCPMVLRDSVASLKHEDASSRAAPGSPAHANT; translated from the coding sequence ATGACCAATAGAGCAGTCGGTATCAAGGATGTGGCGGCCGCGGCCGGTGTTTCTGTCACGACCGTCTCCCATGTCCTCAACGATGTTGCCTACGCCCGGGTGGGCGCAGGAACGAGGGAACGGGTCCACGAAGCGGCTCGACGGCTCGGTTACGGGCCCAATCGGCTCGCCCAGGCCCTGCGCACCCATCGCTCGGGGATGATCGGGTTCATAAGCGAGGAAATCGCCACCACCCCGCACGCGGGCAGGATCATCCTCGGGGCCGAGGAAACGGCGCGGTCCCGCGGGTACCGCATCATGATCATCAACTCCACCAGCACCAGTTCCCAGGATTCCAAGGAAAGCCAGGTGGCGGACCTGCTGGACCGGCAGGTGGACGGCATTCTGTACGCCACGATGTATCACCGGAAGCTGGTTGTCCCCAAGAACCTGGCCGGACTGCCGGCAGTTCTCGTGGACTCCGAAGACATCGGTCACAGTGTTTCGTCCGTCATCCCCGACGAAGCGGGCGGCGCAAGGTCGGCCGTGCAAACGCTGATCGACGCCGGGCACACCCGGATCGGCATGCTCAACAACACCGACGACGTGCCGGCAACTCACTCCCGGCTCAGGGCTTTCAAGGACACCCTGGCAGATGCCGGGCTGCCGTTCCACGAAGAACTGGTCCAGTCTGAGCCTTCGGAGGTGTACGGCGGCCACCAGGCGGCCCTGCGTCTGCTGAAACCCCAAAACCGGCCCACGGCCGTGTTCTGCTACAACGACCGTATGGCCATGGGCGCGTACCGGGCCGCCGGGGAACTTGGTCTGAGGATTCCGGACGACGTTTCCTTCGTAGGTTTCGACAACCAGGAACTGATTGCGGAAGGCCTCTATCCCGCCCTGACCACCGTTGCCCTCCCGCACTATGAAATGGGTGCATGGGCAACCGAAAACCTGATCGACGCCATCGAGGGAAAAACTGACCTTCAGTTGTTCGCCGCTCACCCGACTGTTCTTCCCTGTCCCATGGTCCTTCGCGATTCCGTCGCCTCCCTAAAACATGAGGACGCTTCCAGCAGAGCGGCACCAGGCTCTCCTGCACACGCCAACACCTGA
- a CDS encoding carbohydrate kinase family protein, which translates to MHSSPVPPCPETDVVVVGEAIIDIIDTAAGPVEFPGGSGMNVAFGLGRLGVSTAFLTALGSDERSKAIQRHLDTAGVHLLPGAEHLNRTSTARALLDSSGSAEYEFDFDWNLPKINPIFLPRVLHTGSLASFVEPGATQVRSLLELFSRRCLITYDPNIRPTLLRSHTEALRTFEHTVALATVVKLSSDDAQWLYPRTSPHDVARRLLDVGTELAIITDGASGSYLRSNAAEIDVPAPPVVVKDTVGAGDSYMSSLIAGLIEDPEDDFGYGKLTRLGTAASLAAAITVGRHGANPPTRAELIRSLEPTQISRKNSDD; encoded by the coding sequence ATGCACAGCTCCCCTGTTCCACCCTGCCCTGAAACAGATGTCGTCGTCGTCGGCGAGGCCATAATCGACATCATTGACACCGCCGCAGGGCCCGTCGAGTTTCCCGGCGGATCGGGTATGAACGTCGCATTCGGACTCGGTCGGCTAGGCGTCAGCACCGCATTTCTCACCGCACTGGGCAGCGATGAACGCAGCAAGGCCATCCAACGGCACTTGGACACCGCGGGGGTACACCTGCTTCCGGGAGCCGAACACCTCAACCGCACATCCACTGCCAGGGCGCTTCTGGACAGCAGCGGTTCCGCAGAGTACGAATTCGACTTCGACTGGAACCTCCCCAAAATCAACCCCATTTTCCTCCCGAGGGTGCTTCATACGGGGTCACTGGCCTCCTTCGTGGAGCCCGGAGCAACCCAAGTCCGGTCCTTGCTGGAACTGTTCTCCCGCCGCTGCTTGATCACGTACGACCCCAACATCCGCCCGACACTGCTCCGCAGCCACACTGAAGCGCTCAGGACCTTCGAACACACAGTTGCCCTGGCCACCGTCGTGAAACTCAGTTCGGACGATGCCCAGTGGCTCTACCCGCGCACGTCGCCTCACGATGTCGCGCGGCGGCTACTTGATGTCGGGACAGAACTGGCAATCATCACCGATGGCGCATCCGGATCCTATCTGCGCTCGAATGCCGCCGAGATCGACGTGCCGGCACCACCCGTGGTCGTCAAAGATACTGTCGGCGCAGGCGACTCCTACATGTCCTCGCTTATCGCCGGCCTCATCGAGGACCCCGAAGACGATTTCGGCTACGGCAAACTCACCCGCCTGGGAACAGCCGCCTCGCTCGCTGCGGCCATAACGGTCGGACGGCACGGAGCGAACCCGCCAACACGGGCGGAACTGATCCGATCCTTGGAACCGACCCAGATTTCCCGAAAGAACTCCGATGACTGA
- a CDS encoding glycoside hydrolase family 32 protein — protein sequence MTETTTHPAGGPGEETAPNVRPILHYTAKNTWLNDPNGLVWHQGVYHLFYQNNPFDNVWGNMSWGHATSTDLLHWTEHPVAIACDEEEDVFSGSIVVDDGNTSGFGTVENPALVALYTSAFKEGSAHQGTQAQSLAFSTDAGMTWSKYAGNPVLGRGSAHFRDPKVFRHEGPAGSCWVMVAVEAQSQQVVLYRSANLKDWEYLSTFGPANATGGEWECPDLFPLPVDGDPDNVKWVMVVNINPGALAGGSGGQYFVGDFDGVQFTADFDSLVPADADGTTDLRNCLWLDWGRDYYAAVSFSNAPENRRIMIGWMNNWDYANSLPTSPWRSAMSLAREVELATVEGLVRLIQRPALPLDCGEPTRTIKNMEVHNSLVRLPDAVPGSAQLIDAEILPGTARTVAFRLLGASSGSAATVLSFDAITSRLTLDRRNSGNTAFHDKFPSAESAPVELDDGVLRLRVIVDQCSVEVFAQDGRVVLSDLVFPLSGSLGTDVCVEGGTAIVRKLAVTALS from the coding sequence ATGACTGAAACGACAACGCACCCTGCCGGGGGCCCCGGTGAAGAAACCGCCCCCAACGTTCGGCCGATACTTCACTACACGGCCAAGAACACGTGGCTGAACGACCCCAACGGACTCGTGTGGCATCAGGGCGTCTACCACCTCTTCTACCAAAACAACCCCTTCGACAACGTCTGGGGCAACATGTCCTGGGGACACGCCACCTCAACCGACCTTCTGCACTGGACCGAACACCCGGTTGCCATCGCCTGCGACGAGGAAGAAGACGTCTTTTCAGGCAGCATCGTGGTGGACGACGGCAATACATCGGGATTCGGCACAGTGGAAAATCCGGCTTTGGTGGCCCTCTACACGAGCGCCTTCAAGGAAGGCTCGGCGCACCAAGGGACGCAAGCGCAGTCTCTCGCGTTCTCCACGGACGCCGGCATGACGTGGAGCAAATACGCAGGCAACCCGGTGCTTGGCCGAGGCTCGGCCCATTTCCGGGATCCCAAGGTGTTCCGCCACGAGGGACCGGCCGGTTCCTGCTGGGTCATGGTGGCCGTGGAGGCCCAGAGTCAGCAGGTTGTGCTGTACCGCTCGGCCAACCTCAAGGACTGGGAATACCTGAGCACCTTCGGCCCTGCAAACGCCACAGGAGGCGAATGGGAATGCCCCGACTTGTTCCCGCTCCCCGTCGACGGAGACCCGGACAACGTCAAGTGGGTCATGGTGGTAAATATCAACCCGGGTGCCCTTGCCGGCGGCTCGGGAGGGCAGTACTTCGTCGGGGACTTCGATGGGGTGCAGTTCACCGCCGACTTTGATTCACTCGTTCCAGCGGATGCCGACGGGACCACGGATCTCAGAAACTGTCTCTGGCTCGACTGGGGACGCGACTACTACGCCGCCGTCTCCTTCAGCAATGCCCCGGAGAACCGCCGCATCATGATCGGCTGGATGAACAACTGGGACTATGCCAACTCCTTGCCCACGTCTCCGTGGCGCTCCGCGATGTCCCTTGCCCGCGAGGTCGAGCTCGCGACGGTGGAGGGTTTGGTGCGCCTGATCCAGCGCCCGGCGCTGCCCTTGGACTGTGGGGAGCCGACCCGCACCATCAAGAACATGGAAGTTCACAACTCCCTGGTGAGACTGCCCGACGCGGTGCCCGGATCAGCCCAACTGATCGACGCCGAAATCCTGCCCGGCACGGCACGGACCGTTGCTTTCAGGCTTCTCGGCGCATCGAGCGGGAGCGCCGCAACGGTTCTCAGCTTCGATGCCATCACGAGCCGGCTCACCCTGGATCGCCGCAACTCCGGAAACACCGCCTTCCACGACAAGTTCCCGTCGGCTGAGTCGGCACCCGTAGAGCTCGACGACGGCGTGCTACGGCTAAGGGTAATCGTCGACCAGTGCTCCGTGGAGGTCTTCGCCCAAGACGGCAGGGTCGTCCTGAGCGATCTGGTGTTTCCCCTGTCCGGGAGCCTGGGCACCGACGTGTGCGTGGAAGGCGGCACGGCCATTGTGCGGAAACTAGCCGTCACGGCGTTGTCCTAA
- a CDS encoding TDT family transporter: MTDTGTAVALTPAPTDRVLSPAALSGMPALSRFGIPLGLAGLGGGWSAARSSFGSPMWPEEILYGAASSLWLILTAVYVVRGLRRKGTFRADLRHEVAGPFASFIPLIGILLSSHYSQYLPPWGAWLCMAFIAGLAVVAAQLLAHWVTGGVSMQSIHPGYLLPVAAGSFVASIGFSTIHTHNAAMAAFGVGVFFWLVIGAVVTVRLMTGGEVLPAAKVGLSAYLAAPATANIAWMVSHPGPMGAMQLGLTGVLLIMVLMQVMLLPEYRKLPFTQMFWVFTFPVGATTNYAIRWLATTDLPGRQIWAWAILGLATAFTLVIAARTVPTPIAPKAARLAAPQSTELH, encoded by the coding sequence ATGACTGATACCGGTACCGCTGTTGCGCTGACGCCGGCCCCTACGGATCGCGTCTTGTCCCCGGCCGCCCTGTCGGGAATGCCAGCATTGAGCCGCTTCGGCATTCCCTTGGGGCTTGCCGGTCTTGGCGGCGGCTGGTCCGCCGCGAGGAGCTCTTTCGGATCCCCGATGTGGCCGGAGGAAATCCTTTACGGGGCAGCAAGCTCCCTGTGGCTGATCCTGACCGCCGTCTACGTGGTCCGGGGCCTTCGCCGAAAAGGAACATTCCGGGCCGACCTGCGACACGAAGTGGCAGGGCCCTTCGCGTCCTTCATCCCACTAATCGGGATCCTGCTTTCGTCGCACTACAGCCAGTATCTGCCGCCATGGGGCGCCTGGCTGTGCATGGCTTTCATTGCCGGCCTTGCCGTCGTCGCTGCCCAGCTCCTCGCCCACTGGGTCACCGGCGGGGTATCCATGCAATCCATCCATCCCGGCTACCTGCTGCCCGTCGCGGCCGGATCCTTCGTTGCCAGCATCGGGTTCTCAACCATCCACACCCATAATGCGGCCATGGCCGCGTTTGGCGTTGGAGTGTTCTTCTGGCTGGTTATAGGAGCCGTCGTCACCGTCCGCCTGATGACCGGCGGCGAGGTGCTACCAGCCGCCAAGGTCGGACTGTCCGCCTATCTGGCTGCGCCGGCAACGGCCAATATCGCGTGGATGGTGTCACATCCAGGCCCCATGGGGGCGATGCAGCTCGGACTGACAGGCGTCCTGTTGATCATGGTGCTGATGCAGGTCATGCTCCTCCCCGAGTACCGCAAACTTCCCTTCACGCAAATGTTTTGGGTGTTCACCTTTCCCGTGGGTGCGACCACGAACTATGCCATCCGCTGGCTTGCAACAACCGACCTCCCCGGCCGGCAAATATGGGCCTGGGCGATTCTCGGCCTTGCAACAGCCTTCACCTTGGTCATCGCCGCTCGCACCGTGCCAACACCCATCGCCCCAAAGGCAGCGAGACTGGCCGCACCACAGAGCACGGAATTGCACTGA